The segment AAGGCTATAAAACCCTGAGTGGCGGTCTGGGATTCGAACCAGTGTCTGGGCTATTCAGCGACTTCCAGCGCGGTCCATCCACGGCGCTGTTTCCCCTCCGCAGGTCCTAGACTCCCGCGTCGTCTTAGCAACGTCCTCCCCTGGAAAACGTCCTTGGAAAACGCTGACAGAGTCTTTTGGGCCTCGGCCGCACCCGTCACCAGCGCAGCAGGCGGAAGTAGCGGGCAGTTGGCCGGAAGTGGGGCTGTGAGGTCCGGGTGTTGCCGGAGGAGTCGTGGTGGCGCGGCGTTCCCGCGGGATCCGGGGTCTGGTGTTGCGGCGCCCGCGTTCGCCAGGCTCAGGTGAGTGGCGGCGCCCGGGGAGGAGGTCGCGGCGGCCGCTCCCGCTCCCTGCCCGCCTGGCGCTTGGCCCGCCTCTCCCGTCCTGGGCGGCGCAGGGCCGGGCACGCGCCAAGGCCGGGCTCCGCGCTTCCGGGCCCGGCTGCGGACTCCTCTCGCAGGCCCGCTTTAGGCAGCATCTCGGCGACCCCGCCACTCCagagttctgtgaccttgggcaaacggTTCGTCTGAACCTTGACATTTCCTCTGGGAGCCGGAGATCATAACTGCCTGCCTCGCAGGACTGTTGGGGGAATGCAGTGAGGTGTTTTGCCGCACTTCTTATCACACTTCCACGTGCGTGCTGATCACTCGGGGATCTGGAGATTGTGGCCGTAGGTCTGCGGTAGGGTCCGAGGTTATGCATTCCTGACCAGCTTCCAGGTGAGGGTGAGCCTGATGCCGCTGGTCCGCAGGCCACAATTTGAGCCGCAAAATGCTACATACAGTATTTTGCTTAGTACTGGGTCAACCTGAGTCTTCAGTAAATATCAATACGATGTTATACCTAGTCCCCATTTTTAACAGAACGGTTTCTAGTTGCACAGCCCTAAGGGTATTATCGAtgtcttcctccctttcctctccagaGATAAAAATAATTGCCCTTTCTCTTTCCGTACAAATCATGACACAGCTCTTCTGTCCTGACCCAGGGAGCTTTGGGCCCTCTTTGTACCAGTTACGCATCCACTTCCTCAGACCATGCTTCATTGCTCACTCACTGTAAACCCTCCAATAGCGCTTCATGCTGTGGAGCTGGTGGCCAAGTGCTTTAGCACCAGTGTGTCTGGTGTTCCCTGCTCTAGTCATTTGTTGCAGCTGGCATGTTCATTCCTGTTTTCTGCACCTTGCTCACACTTTGTGAGGAGTAAGAACAGCTGCTTTACCACAACCAGATTCTCCAACTCACTGCTCTGAATGGCCTCAGGCAAGCTCTGGGATGAGTTCGCTGCTGCCTAGTAGaccaaaataaaatctgaagactCAGTGTTGCATAATACAGCAGAGACAGTGAGGCCTTTGGCAGTTGTGCAGGCCTAGTTGATTTGACAGTTTGATTTTCTTCCCCATTCATTCCCCATTACTTCTCTGATTCCCAACAGGGTCTTGTCATTCGTCGTACAGATACGTCAACTTTGATATCAGAGAATTCTGAAGGTTCCCCTTCAACTGCCTGAAAAACTGTACTGCTCAGCCTTGCAAAGCTAGAATAGATAAAACCAAGTATTTGGTTGATTTGACCAGTTGACGTGACTTTGGATGCAGATATTTCTCTCTACTTGCAAGGCTTTGGTCATTCCTTTAGTAGCTCCACTCTCAACGGGCTGAGAGGGCATGGGTGCCTGCTCTCTGTTGTTAAACCCAGAGATTTTCTAAAGATAGAGTGTTGTGAATCCTTTAAGAGCGGTGGCTCTAACAGAATCATCTGTGGGGTCTTGTCAGACTGTATCTACCCAGGCCCTTCTTGCCATTCTGATAGAGGAATAGCAGAGGtttagagaaggggaggagagggctatataaactgaaaaaaaaaaaaaaagtttcacagaTAATTGTGATGTGCTGTTTTCTCCAATAAGAACGGAAACTagagggtgcctaggtggctgggtggctcagtcggttaagcgtctgactcttgctttcggctcaggtcctgatctcagggttgtgagatccagcctgggtggggctctgtgctgggtgtggagcctgcctaagattctctccctcccttaaaaaaaaaaaaagtgcaaactGGAACAAAGTGGAGGGGATGGTCTGTTAGACTTGGTTTTGGTTTGGCTTAACTCGGGGTGATACTTACCTTGACCTAAACACCTTAGCACTAGTGTTTGACCTTCATGGTAGTAGTAGATCCCTCTCTGCTCCTGTGTGGAAACCGAAGCACGGAAGAGTCTAGCCCAGTTAGCATTTGCATTAACAGCTAAGGGTCCTTAGGTCAGTCTCTAAGCCCTCACCAGGGGCATTAAAGTTTTGTAGACTCTCAACACCTAGAgaaatttagttttttgttttaattctcagGGTTACTCAACAAATTATTTGCTCAGACAAGATTAGAATTTGAAGTATCCATTTATTTGTGGCAATTTTATCAGGACATAAGGGGGTTAAACCTTTGTAGCAAAAGGACAGTAATCAGAATTAAGAGAGGAGATCCAGTAACTGGTGAATTGGATATGCTGAGAGTGTCATATACTTAATCTACAGTTAGCATGGCTGTCTTCCTCCGTCTGGCTCCCTTCCTCTAACTTCTGGACTGTAGTTTAAATGAAGCTATTCGACTTTGCTCAGACCTGTACCTGGAAGGTGGAAAGGTAAGAGGCCTCACTCCTGTGAAATCACATCATTCAGGGCGGTTGGGCAGTGCCAGGGGTCTCTGAGGCTCCATTCTGGTTTGTTAGGTCCCCTAaagaggagatggggaggagaatATACATATAGTTTAGTTTATACACTTAAACTAGGAAAGGAGCTTTGTGCTGTTGTCACATGTTTTTGAACCTCTAGAGAAGGTGTCAGGAGTTACTGATTGGGCATCTCATAGTATTCCCTTTCCATCTTTCTTATGGATTCCCTGGGAGTCCTTAAGTAAGGAGGAACTAACAAACTCAGCTGTGTTTTCTCTGTCTGGGCAAACACATCTGACAACCTCTCCTTTGCAGTGCCTCTTCTCCTCCCTGTTCTGCTTTATGGGTTCTGTatcttccctttgtttctttcctttccttctccacaGTACTCAAGACCAGACTTCTGAAGTGATTTTATTTCAGACCTATATATGTAGATATGGTGTCTCAGCAGTTATGCTAAAAGTTGCATGGTGGAAAAGTAAGTAGCTCCTATTTGCCGTTTGCAGTTGGCTTTGCATGCTTCTACGATTCTTTATTTTGTCATCATTTCTGTTACTGGGCATCCATAAGGAAGTTCTATAGACAGTAGGAATTGCTTGGACTAGAAAAACTTTTCAACATTTTCCTTGAAACTTAAGGTTACTTTCTTTGAACATTGTCTTCTTGAAGAATACCTTAATTTCCTGTTAGTACATGCATTtggcaaatttaatttttgtcaaaGTTGGACATGGTTTACACAGTCCAATAGTTTGATGGAACTTATAACactaaatattaatttcctttctttttccctccttttttgttCTGTGGAGGCACTTTCCACTCTTGTTTCTTTTGGCATTTAtcagtatatttctttttcttttctttttttaaatttttttttttaagattttatttatttatttgacagagagacagcgagagagggaacacaagcagggggagtgggagggggagaagcaggcttcctgctgagcagggagcccgatgtggggctccatcccaggacccagggatcatgacctgagccgaaggcagacgcttaatgactgagccacccaggcacccctagtataCGCTTTTTAAATCtgcattatttctaaataatgtatttgtgttgctgtttcttgatttctaggaagtatctatatctataaaatcTTTGACTTCTTTATTATGGGCTTTGAGGCTCTGGTCCTCACTACCCAGCCTCCCCTaatcctcttcccctccctgcatcCTCCATATATAGTTTGCTCATAATTTTTGGTTAAGCTTATATTCAAGGTTTATATCAGTAAGATTATGTAAATATTCATAGCTGAGTGGGGAACCGTTTTCTGTCTTAcacaacttttttgtttttctggagttAATAATTTTTGTCACTGTTGTTACTGGCTTGGTTTTCTGTCTACAATTGCTTGTCCATCCCCAGATTATTCCTTAGAAGTATAAACCTCTCTCGTTGGTAATATTTACCTCCTCTGGCATGAACTAGTTGCTCTTTATGTCTGCTCACAGTTCCAGTATTGGGATCTTCATAATTTTCCTGGGGtttccttttgcttctctccTGAGTTGAGCCCTAAATTCGGGATCCCTTATCTCTCCTGCCAACTTCCAGGTCTTCAGTTATGGTACTTCTCCTTACCTCGATGACGGGGTATCTTGTATACCCATTCCTTCCTGTAGATTTCAGTCTTTGagatcttctctttgttctttttgtaagCGGTATAAACTAACCATAGTGATAGGTCGGATCCTAGACTACAGGCATAGCTCATTTTGCACTTTATTGCACTTTACAGAGAgagtgttttttacaaattgaaggtttatgacaaccctgtgTCAAACAAGTCTGTTggtaccatttttccaacagcatttcctcacttcctgtctctgtgtcacattttggtaattcttgcaatatttcaaatgttgtttattattatttgtatttgttatggtgatttgTGATCAGTagttatgacttgctgaaagctcagatgatggttagcattttttagcagtaaagcattttataattaaGATATGTCtgttgttttttagacataatgctgttACGCATTTGACAGACTACAGTATGGTATAAGCATAACTTCtatgtgcactgggaaaccagaaaattcCTTTGACTCACTTTATCATGgcattcactttattgcagtggtctggaaccgaGCAACGCTACATCCGAGGTTTGCCCGTATTAGAGGTGGGAGGGGCTTTTGAGTTCACCCATTCTAACCCTCCAGTTCCCTGGCGTCTGGAAACCCTGTAGATTGTTTAGGGTCCTCCCCACTTCTTTGTCTGGAATCTGACTCTTCTTGTCTAGAATACACCTGCCCTGTGGATTTTGGAATCAAGACAGTCTTTGATGTCAAACCTCACTCCATCCCTTAGCTGTGTAACCTTCAGCAGGTTTCTTAACCTTGTGAAGTGTCCTTTTCCTCATCCACAATATAGAGATAGTAAGACCTACCTTACAGAGAGGTTGTAAGGATTGGAACTAATGCAGATTTAAAAAGCGtatgctaggggcgcctgagtggctcagttgattaagcatctgcctgcggctcaggtcctgatcccagggtcctggcatcaagcccgcATAGGGCtacctgcttagcagggagtctgcttctccctcccccctaccgactcgtgcgctctctctgtctcaaataaaaaaatacaatctttaaaaaaattaaaaacaaaacaacaaaaataaataaatgaaaagcatatACTAGGCTTGGCACAGAGGAGGCCCTAAGATGATTGTGGCTGTTGTTTTTTCCATCTTGGGACTTAACCTGTATTTTTGCAAATCAAAAAGAACCACGTTAATTCAAAGTACAGAATCGATACCACTCAGACATTGATGTTTgaggaaatgttttttttccattttccaaatggttcttttgttcatttgaggACCATGCACAGTATTTTCATTAACTACTCttaggtaggggtgcctgggtggctcacttggttaagcgtctgccttcagctcaggtcatgagttgagagtcctgagatcgaactCCACggcagtctccctgctcagcgggagcctgcttctccctctcctccctgttcatgctctcttctcgttatctctgtcgctatctgtgtctctctttctcaaataaataaataaaatcttttttttttttatagattttatctatttatttgacacagagagacatagcgagagagggaacacaagcagggggagtgggagagagagaagcaggctcctggctgagcagggagcccgatgcgggactcgatcccaggaccctgggatcctgacctgagccgaaggcagacgcttaacgactgagccacccaggcgccccaaaataaataaaatcttaaaaaaaaaaaagtactcttaGGTAGTATTTATTGAAGTAATTTAAGTTATTTAATGcgcttttgaaattatttataaaggCATTTGTTAAACTCGTCTACTTTTCTGTATTAACGATTTCAGTGccaataaaaagggggaaaaagttaaTTTATCAAAGATATAACAAAGTCTCCCCACCAAAAAGCTATATAATTactttcctttgttctctttgtcCTACTGTGTCTTTGTATGTGCTTTTTCTCATGTTGATGCCTGCCACACACTTATTCTATAAACCAGCCTCTACTTCCAggtggacatttgaattgttttcagttttttgctttattttttttttttaagattttttatttttaagtaatctacactcagtgtggggctcgaacttaaaacccccgagatcaagagtcgcatactctaccagctgagtcagccaggcgccagTTTTTTCTTTAGAGCACggttattttgtaaaaaaatgttttgtcttttgttgttgttgttatttcaaaCTAGTTCCCAAGATGAGATGAAAGTCTACAGATTTGAACGGTTCATGGCTTTAATTGCAAATTCTGTTGAGCCAAATGTAGATTCCAGGTTCTAAAGCAGGTCTTCTTAAAAGCCCTATTCTGTCGGAGCACCctggcggctcagtcagttaaacgttggactcttggtttcagctcaagtcatggtctctgGGTTGTGAGGTGGGGCTCCGTgctaagtgcagagtctgcttgagattctctgcctctccctctgtcccccttctctttctctccctctccccctgtccctctccccctccaaaaaaaaataaataaaaaatcttaaaaaaaaaaaccaaaccctatTCTGTCAACTGGAGAGTTCCATTACTTGCTCTCTTTTGTTCCTAGCATGCCTGTGGTGCAATATTGGTTGAGATTCCTAGTGACTATTTTGAGGCATAAATTTTCAATTATCTCTAACTATTAAAGGAAAAGTTATTTCAGTACTATTTTCctaatgttttctaatttttaaaaaattggccaTCTGCATTCATAGGCATAAACTAATCGTCTATagccaactttttctgtaaagggccgtatagtaaatattttatgctttgcaGGCCATGTATTTTTCTGCCACAGTTACTCAGTTTTACTCTTGTAGTGAGAAAGCAGGTGTAAACAATATGTAATGTGTGGCCTGGCTATGTTCAGATAAAACTTTTCCTAAGAAACAggtggaggggggcgcctgggtggctcagttggttaagcgactgccttcggctcaggtcatgatcctggagtccctggatcgagtcccgcatagggctccctgcttggcagggagtctgcttctccttctggccctcccccctctcatgtgtgctctctctcattctctctctctcaaataaaaaaaaaaaaaaaacaggtggagGGATAGATTTGGACCCGTGGACCGTCGTTTGCTGACACCTGGTCTGTAGTATCTGAACTTAGTGGACAGAATGGTCCACAGGCCACAGTAAAGAACTAAGTGTATAAAGATTTAATGTGATAGAATTCTACTCTGGTtcacaaagaaattaaagcataCACTCCTGCCATCCAGAGAAGCCTGTATAGCTGGCAGGGTCGTCAGCATCTGACTCACTGGCCACATTGCTAACCAGCCGCCCCCAGAGGAGAGCTGTGCTCCTCCCTTGCATGTCAGCAGGGCAGACGTGTGACCTGGTGTTCCCTGAACCCCGAGCCCAACTTCGAGATGCTTTTTGCTTCCCACCCGTGAATCGACAATGAGCAGAGTGCATCAGCCTTCTGCCTTCTCCCACCAAAATGAGTTTTTGAGTATACGTTCCAATTGCGTGACTGCTCTGTGATAGCGATTCAGTATCTGATAAGCCACCTGGAGAGGAGACAAGCATCTTCTGAAAGGTGTAGGAGCAGCATTAGAACAGAATCCCGTCATCAAGAGCTTCATACCTTAGGAACAAGGAGGGTTGTCGTGGGCGTAATTAAACTTTACACCAGATCCCACTTTTTACTTTTGGAGTTAGCACAACAGTTTTACCAACGTTCTTATTCTCCAAGTGGGCCCTTTATGCCTTGATACCAAGGATAAGGAGTTTATCCTTGATGTGTGCTGTCTTGTGGTTTGGGCATTCACTAGCATGGAACTTACTTGAGTGGACAGCAGTGTAGCTTAATCCCTTTCTTAAAATGTGTGCGTTTTGGTATTGTGATAGGTGGAAGCCACTTATTCTTCATCTACCCTTTTTTCAGTATCTGGCACCAATTCTGGCCCAGTCATTTGTGACCCATGGCTCTTGCGATCTGCCGAAGATTTCCAGGCAGTTTCTGTGGAACGCCTCCCCGTCCAGCTCTAATCAAGCGCCATGCAAACAAGAAATTGCCTGGACAAACCCGTGAGGACTGTGTTCTGACTGCCAGAACGATCGGTACTGACCCCAGAACGGCAGCCACCCTCAAGTTGTTAAAACCTTTAGGATACCGAACGTTTTGCCATCCTTTTGCCTACAGTGCGACCCAGAGTGTGACATACTGGACTGTGGGAAGCTGCGCCCAGCATGGGGGACAGGACCCTGCAGAACACAGCAGCCTCTGCCGGCCTGCCAAAAAAGTTGAGAACATTCATAGCGCTTCCTCTTCTTGGAGGCTCCTGACAACCAGCAGCGCCCTCCCAGGTTCGGAATCCAGCAGGGCTTCTGCCTCTCAGGCCAGCACGTTGAAGCCGGGCTCACCCGGGGCTGCGGGAGTTGTTGAAGACGATATAGAAATGTTTGATTCCTTTGAAGACCCCCGAGGTTTCCTCCAGCTAAGACCAGAGTACCAGCTGCACAGCTATAACAGATCGGAGACTTGTCAGCCCCTTTCTGTTTCAGAAGGTGAATTAATTTTGCACAAAGTCACAGTTTATCAAGATAATCTCCAGCCTCAAGTCATTGCTGATTATTTCTGTAAGCTGAGCTCTTTGCCTGCAGAGCAGCATCCTGTTGTGCTGTCCagtaccagctttgctttgctgtGCCAGCTGAGTGTGAAAAACATACAGCTCTTTGAAGTCCCAGATCTGATCAATATTTTGAAAGCCTTTGTCGGTTTAGGAATCCCTTACTCCCATTCAGTGCTCGATGTGTGTGAAACCAGATTTTGCAGTAAGGTGTGGGAGATGAGTCTGGATCAGCTTCTCTTGGTGGCTGACCTCTGGCGGTACTTGGGCCGCAGAGTACCtcggtttttaaaaatcttttttagttaTCTTAATTTACACTGGAAAGATCTATCCTTATCCCAGCTGATTCACTTAATTTATATTATAGGTGAAAGTCGCCAGGTACCCCAAGACCTCATGCAAAAACTGGAATCGTTGATTCTCAAGTATATAGATTTGATCAATTTAGAGGAGATTGGTACAATCTGTTTGGGATTCTTTAAATCAAGTAGTAGTCTCTCTGAATATGTCATGCGGAAACTTGGAGACTTGGCTTGTGCTGACATGCAGCATCTGAGTAATTATGCCTTAGTGAATATTCTCAAAATGTTCCGTTTCACTCACGTGGATCACATAAATTTCATGAAGCAATTTGGCCAGATTGCTCCTCAACGAATTCCTTTTCTAGGAGTTCAGGGTGTCATGCACCTGACTCTTGCTTGCTCAGCCTTACGCATCCTGGATGAAGGGCTAATGAATGCTGTGGCTTCTTCTTTGCCTCCTAGGGTGGCATACTGTCGAAGTAAGGATGTAGCCAAGATTCTGTGGTCATTTGGAACTCTGAATTACAAGCCACCCAATACAGAAGAGTTTTATTCTAGTCTGATAAATGAGATTCACAGAAAGATGCCTGAGTTCAGGCGATACCCAGAACACCTGCTCACCTGCTTGCTGGGCCTGGCATTTTCTGAGTACTTTCCATTAGAGCTCATCAACTTTGCTTTGAGTCCAGAGTTCATCAGGTTAGCTCAGGAGAGAAGTAAGTTCGAACTCACTAAGGAGTTGTATACTCTTGATGGTACGATTGGCATTGAGTGTCTGGATTACAGAGGCAATCGTCTTAGTGCTCATCTTCAGCAAGAGGGGTCGGAAATGCTGTGGAATTTAGCAAGGAGGGATATGTGCTCAAAGCCTGAATTCCTAGAAGC is part of the Neomonachus schauinslandi chromosome 10, ASM220157v2, whole genome shotgun sequence genome and harbors:
- the FASTKD5 gene encoding FAST kinase domain-containing protein 5, mitochondrial translates to MALAICRRFPGSFCGTPPRPALIKRHANKKLPGQTREDCVLTARTIGTDPRTAATLKLLKPLGYRTFCHPFAYSATQSVTYWTVGSCAQHGGQDPAEHSSLCRPAKKVENIHSASSSWRLLTTSSALPGSESSRASASQASTLKPGSPGAAGVVEDDIEMFDSFEDPRGFLQLRPEYQLHSYNRSETCQPLSVSEGELILHKVTVYQDNLQPQVIADYFCKLSSLPAEQHPVVLSSTSFALLCQLSVKNIQLFEVPDLINILKAFVGLGIPYSHSVLDVCETRFCSKVWEMSLDQLLLVADLWRYLGRRVPRFLKIFFSYLNLHWKDLSLSQLIHLIYIIGESRQVPQDLMQKLESLILKYIDLINLEEIGTICLGFFKSSSSLSEYVMRKLGDLACADMQHLSNYALVNILKMFRFTHVDHINFMKQFGQIAPQRIPFLGVQGVMHLTLACSALRILDEGLMNAVASSLPPRVAYCRSKDVAKILWSFGTLNYKPPNTEEFYSSLINEIHRKMPEFRRYPEHLLTCLLGLAFSEYFPLELINFALSPEFIRLAQERSKFELTKELYTLDGTIGIECLDYRGNRLSAHLQQEGSEMLWNLARRDMCSKPEFLEALFLLENMLGGPQYIKHHMILPHTRSSDLEVQLDVNLKPLPFNKEAVSMEDEARLRLKHVGVSLTDDLMNQLLKGKSRAHFQGEIESETEQQARELEKVAIHLGSSPDSVADRLGAMEMAGPHPPACVQAPHVRLAIQLTNKNQYCYGSRDLLGLHNMKRRQLKQLGYRVVELFHWEWLPLLKRTRLEKLMFLHEKVFTSAL